The window CAGACATTACTTGTGAGCCTTTTGAGTTTGTAAAAGCCGATGTTTTAATTACAGAAAGCACCTTTGCAAATCCGGAAACTCAACATCCTTCGGCTGCTGGTGAAATTAAAAAATTAAATGAAACCACAGCGAATATCATGCTGGGCGCTTACGCACTAGGAAAAAGCCAGAGGATTATTCAATTGTTAAATGAATTTTGTCCGGATAGAAATGTGATGCTTCATCATAGCATTATGCCTTTTGTAAAAATATATGAGGATTATGGAATACAACTGGGTAGCTATAAAATGTACGATAGAAAAGTGATGAAGAGTAACCAGGAGCATCAGGTTTATATTGTTCCACCGATGGTTTTTCATAGTTATCATAAAGCAATTAATGTAGTTCGGGCTTTTGCATCGGGTTGGAAAAATCTTCAGCAGCAAAACGGTATATCGCTTTATATTTCTGATCATGCCGACTGGGATGCCATTTTGGAAACCATCGAAAAAGTACAACCAAAACAAGTTTGGACTTTACATGGAGATGGTTCGAAGCTTAAGGAATACTTCGATGGTAAATTAGAAGTTAAGATACTAAATTAGGATTGAACATAATTATTAAGTTATAATATCATTTTACTTAAAAGCTCTAGAATTCAGTATTTGGCTATATCAAGTCGCTAAATCATTCACTCACTCAAAACCAAATCATTTAAATTAACTATGAAAGAAGGGGAGGATTTCTATTTTAATGAAAATGGATTTATGGTTTTTACCAAGGCTTATCATTTAAAGCGAGGTTATTGCTGTAAAAATAAATGTAAACATTGTCCATGGGGATTTGGTAAATCAAAAGAAAAAAAATAATTTCTTCGGCTTACTGTTAAAACTTAACCCGATAATAAATATCTGTTAATTCAATTTCAAATCCCATTGAAACCAATTTTAAAGAGTTACTTAATTCTTTATATTCTTTTAGCTCCCAGTTTTGTTTTTCATTTACGTAAAATGCTTCTACAGAAACAGATTCAGAGTCAATTAAAATGTATTCTTTTAAGGATGGGATATCTCTGTAAAGCTTAAATTTATTTCCTCTATCATAATCTTTAGTTGAGGTCGAAAGAATTTCAATGATAATTGTTGGTTTCAAGCTAGTATCTTCGTCTTCTTCTAAATGTTTAATTTCATCACAATAAACAGAAATATCAGGATAAGTAAATAAAGTATTTTCGGGAATATTCATTCTCTTATCACCGCCGTACTGACGACATGGTTTCCCCTTCAATTTATTACCAATCTCAAGGAAAGTATTTGAAAAGATTTCATTGTGATTATTGCCTGCACCAGCCATAGCAAATATTTCACCTTGAAAATACTCGTGTTTTTCTGGTGATGCTTTTTCCATCTCAAGATATTCTTGAATGGTATAACGCTTTTTTTGATATTCTATAGCAGGTTCATTTACAATCTCTTCCATATACTAATCTAACTAAATTTTTCAATTAAATTGATTAATGGTTAATTGCATGTTAACAATTAAACTAGTGTCCTCCCATAAAAAAACCAATTAATGCTACTCCAATTCCCAATAAAACAGCAATCATCTTTTTAAGATTTATTTTATGATCTGCGCTGGATTCAAATAAAATAGTTGTAGAAATATGCAAAAAAATACCGATAACGATACCCATTATTTTATTAAAATAAGCATCAACTCCGCCAATGGTCCCATTACTTAAACCAATGCTTACATAAAAGCCTAACGGCGCCATAATCGCAAAAAGAATAAGATACATAATGATGCTGCCTTTTTTAAAATTGTTTTGCATAAATATGCTTGCTAACGCAAAGGCTGCGGGTATATGATGTAAGGCAATACCAAAAATAAGTTCGTTATGCTGATCTTTAGCCAGTGGCATTCCTTCTAAAAAAGCATGTAAACATAAACTGATCATAATTCCGTATGGAAAAGTATGGCCATCATGGTGTTTGTGAATATGGCCATGTTCTACACCCTCGGAGAACTGCTCGAGAAAAATTTGTAACAGGAAACCTATTAAGATAAAAATTCCTATTTCGTGGCTATCAGATCCACTATAAGCATCAGGAATGAGGTGCAATACAGTTATGGCGAAAAGATATGCACCACTAAAAGATAAAATTAGTTTCAGTAATTTCGATTTATCACTTTTAACCAAAAATATAGCTGAGCCTCCTAAAAAAGCACAGAAAAAAAGTACGGCAAATTTCCAAGCTTCCATTTAAAAATTCGGTTGTAAGTTTTTAAATAATTTTGAACAAAGAAAACCAATTAGTGCACCTAATAGGGCGCCAAAAGTTACATCTCCCGGATAATGAACGCCGACATAAACTTGTGCGAAACAGATTATTGCTGCCCAAACAATTCCAATTGGTAAAATTGGTTTCCATTTACTGTAAAATAAGCAAATTATAAATACCGCAATAGCAAAGTGATTTGTAGCATGTGCGGATGGAAAACTTAGCCCACTTCCACATGGAACACGGTGAATGATATCGTTAGCTAAACTAATTTCATTACAGGGCCTTACACGGTTTGCGAATGGTTTTATTAATCTCGCAGAAACTAAATCCGACATAGCAAAAGTGAAAATAATCATGGCAATAATATAATAACCTTGCTTTTTATATTGTTTTATACAAAATACGATGATGAATAAATAGAGTGGCGACCAAAAAAAGCGATTGCGTAATAAAGGCATTAACCAATCAAAAAATCCATTAGATAAACCACGATGGATTTTCAAAAACAGCTCAACATCAAGTTGTTGTATCGTTTCCATCATGCTTTTGCACAAATTAAAATTAATCTATCTGAATTTGAAGCATCAAAATCATCAAGGGAATAACTACCAAAAGTGTTTTGAATTACCATACCCGCTTTTGTTAACATTCGTTGAAAATCTTCTAAACTAAAAGCTTGTACTCGCTCTTCAAAATTGAAAATCTTGCCTTTATCTTCAAAATTTATCTTCTTAATAATTTTTCCATCAATTACATTTTTAGTGATA is drawn from Pedobacter mucosus and contains these coding sequences:
- a CDS encoding exonuclease; the protein is MILEDFITITPIGLYCVYGDFYLDAQQPVHESVVSHAHGDHATGGSQNVYCTAVTETFMKHRYRKFAGVDFHSKKYHETFKIKDVSITFYPAGHILGSAQVLMEYEGIKYLYTGDYKLESDITCEPFEFVKADVLITESTFANPETQHPSAAGEIKKLNETTANIMLGAYALGKSQRIIQLLNEFCPDRNVMLHHSIMPFVKIYEDYGIQLGSYKMYDRKVMKSNQEHQVYIVPPMVFHSYHKAINVVRAFASGWKNLQQQNGISLYISDHADWDAILETIEKVQPKQVWTLHGDGSKLKEYFDGKLEVKILN
- a CDS encoding DUF5522 domain-containing protein, with the protein product MKEGEDFYFNENGFMVFTKAYHLKRGYCCKNKCKHCPWGFGKSKEKK
- a CDS encoding Uma2 family endonuclease, coding for MEEIVNEPAIEYQKKRYTIQEYLEMEKASPEKHEYFQGEIFAMAGAGNNHNEIFSNTFLEIGNKLKGKPCRQYGGDKRMNIPENTLFTYPDISVYCDEIKHLEEDEDTSLKPTIIIEILSTSTKDYDRGNKFKLYRDIPSLKEYILIDSESVSVEAFYVNEKQNWELKEYKELSNSLKLVSMGFEIELTDIYYRVKF
- a CDS encoding ZIP family metal transporter translates to MEAWKFAVLFFCAFLGGSAIFLVKSDKSKLLKLILSFSGAYLFAITVLHLIPDAYSGSDSHEIGIFILIGFLLQIFLEQFSEGVEHGHIHKHHDGHTFPYGIMISLCLHAFLEGMPLAKDQHNELIFGIALHHIPAAFALASIFMQNNFKKGSIIMYLILFAIMAPLGFYVSIGLSNGTIGGVDAYFNKIMGIVIGIFLHISTTILFESSADHKINLKKMIAVLLGIGVALIGFFMGGH
- a CDS encoding phosphatase PAP2 family protein, encoding MMETIQQLDVELFLKIHRGLSNGFFDWLMPLLRNRFFWSPLYLFIIVFCIKQYKKQGYYIIAMIIFTFAMSDLVSARLIKPFANRVRPCNEISLANDIIHRVPCGSGLSFPSAHATNHFAIAVFIICLFYSKWKPILPIGIVWAAIICFAQVYVGVHYPGDVTFGALLGALIGFLCSKLFKNLQPNF